CGCCAGTCTTTTAAGAACAGGTACACCACCAAAAACACCAAGATCATCGCTTCAATCAGCGTGTGGATGACTTCTTCAATAGAGGCGGTTACAAACAGCGTGGTGTCATACGCCACTTTGTAATCAATATCCAAATCGGGCGGAAAGTTTTGGGCGATTTCCTTCATGTGCTCGTCCACCGCTTTGGCGGTGGCCACGGCATTGGCCCCCGGCGAGAGATACACCCCCACTGGCACCGCCGGCTTGCCGTTAAAGCGCCCGTTAAATTCATACGTCTGGCTGCCCAGTTCCACCCGGGCCACGTCTTTTAAGCGAAGGGAGGTACCGTCCGGATTGGCGCGCAGAATAATTTCTTCAAATTCTTTCGGATCCGTCAGGCGGCCGGGCGCCACGATGGAATACATCCGGTCTACTTCCACCGGCAGCGGCGGCTGGCCGATTTTGCCGGCCGAACGCTGGGTGTTTTGCGCCTGCACGGCGGCGACAATGTCGCTTACGGAAAGGCCGCGCTGGGAAAGGACATCCGGCTTAATCCAAATGCGGATGGAATAGTCGTTGGCGGACATAACCTGCGCATCGCCCACACCTTCAATACGTTTTAAATCGTCTACAATGTTTAACAGCGCGTAGTTGCCGATGGTCGTGGTGTCGGAATGGCCGTTGGGGGAATACAGGGCAATCAGCTGCAAAATGGCGGAAGATTTTTTATTGACTTCCACCCCGTAGCGGCGGACGTCTTCCGGCAGGGTGGCCGTGGCCCCTTGCACGCGGTTGTTGACGTTAATCATCGCCTGGTCGGGGTCGGTGCCTACCTTAAACGACACCACCAAAGACATATCCCCGTTGGAAGACGAAGTGGAGTTCATATACAGCATGTCTTCCACTCCGTTTACCTGCTGTTCAATGGGGGCGGCCACGGTGTTGGCAATCACTTCGGGGCTGGCGCCCGGATACGAGGCCGAAACTTCAATGGTGGGCGGCGTTAAATCCGGGTACTGTTCAATCGGCAGCATCGTGATAGACACGATCCCCGCCAGCGAAATCAACAGCGAAATGACTGTAGAAAAAATCGGACGGTTGATAAAGAATTTAGAAAACATTTTTCCCCCTATTTCCCGTCAGAAGATTCTGCCGGCTGGGGCGCCGTTTGGCTGGCGGCCTCGGAAGAAGCCGCCGGTTGGGGAACGGTGTCATTCGCCGCAGGCTGGGCGGTTTCCGCTGCGGCAGGAGCCGGTTGTTCGGCCGTTTGGGCCGCGGGCTGAGCAACCTTCGGCTGGGCGGCATTTTCGGCGGCCGGGGCAGGTTGTTCCTGCGGCAGGGCCTGCGTATCGGAAGCTTCGGAGGCTTCTATTTCTTCTTCCAATACGGCCGTGCTGCGCCCGTCTTGCGCCAGCGCGGCTTCCTGCTCGGCCGGGGCCTGGGTGTCAAAATTCTGCATTTGCACCTGCACCTGCTGGCCGGGGCGCACTTTCACAAGCCCGCCGTTCATAATGCGTTCGCCGGCTTTTAACCCGTCGGTTACGATATACATATCTTCCTGCAGCTGGGCCTGAATGGGGCGCGCGACAACCGTGTTGTTGGCGTCTATCACGTACGTCATCATCCCTTGCGCCGTATTCAGCACCGCCGAGGACGGAATGAGAATGGCGTTCTTATACGTCGCCCCTACCAGTTTCACGCGTACAAACTGCCCGGGCATCAACGCGCGGGAATTGTTGGGGTTGGCCACTTCCGCCTTCATGGCCAAACTGGACGTTTGGGTATTTTCAGTACTGTCAAAGAAAACAATTTTGCCTTTTTCCGGGTATACTTTCCCGTTATTTAAAAGAACTTCCACGTAAATCGGGGCGTCGGCCGCGGCAGTCTTGCGGTATTGGGCGGCGTTCAGCTTATCCTGCTGGTCTTCCGTGCCGATGGCAATCTGCCCGGAAATAAAACCGGCCGATAATTTTTCAAACTGGCGGCTGGGCATGGAAAAATTGACATACAGCGGATTAATCTGCACCATATTCGTCAGCAAACCCGATTCACCCGTAGGAGAAATTAAACTTCCCACCGACTGGGCTTCCTTGCCCGCAATGCCGGAAATGGGTGCGGTTACTTTGGTATATCCCAAATTAATTTCCGCTTCGCCCACCCCCGCCTGCGCTACTTTTACGTTGGCCTGAGCCGTTTCATAGGCCGAAAGGGCGTTGTCGTAATCCTGCTGGCTGACGGCATTGTCCGCGCGGAGGCGTTTCATGCGCGCATAGGTGCGCTGGGTGCGGCGTTCTTCGGCTTTGGCCTGGGCCAAGGTGCCCTGCGCTTTTTCCAACGCTACTTTATATTCTTTGTCATCAATCTGGAACAGCTGCGTTCCGGCGGTTACATATTCGCCTTCGTTGTACAGACGCGCCTGCAAAATACCGCCCACCTGCGCGCGGATTTGAATTTCCAGCGAGCCCGCCACCTGGGCCGGGTATTCAATGTCCCACGGCAGATCTTTCTGCACGACGGTAATTGCATTTACGACAGGTGCCGGCATAGAAGCCGTATTTTCCGCTTTTTTGCATCCGCAAAAAAACGCCACCGAAACAAACACAGCGGCTAAAACAGCCGGTGTAAACAGTTTTTTATTCATTGGCAGTTGTCCCCTTTCAAATGGTAACGCGCTAAAAAGCGTGTGGTTGTATTGTATAAAATTTTCCCTTCTCTATAATACAGCCCGCCAACCAAACGGCTGACAAACTTTTCACAAACACTTATAATAATAAGAAAGATTTGAGGCATGCGCATGAAAATAAATTCATTAGAACAGGCCATCGGCCGCACGCCGCTGGCCGCCGTTACCCGCTTAAACCCGGGCCCGGGGCACGTATGGGCCAAGCTGGAAATGTTTAACCCTTTCAGCGTCAAAGACCGCGCCGCGCTTTTTATGTTAAACGCCGCCGAACAAGAAGGCCGCCTGCTCCCGGGCGCAATGATTGTGGAGCCCACCAGCGGCAACACCGGCATTGCGTTGGCTTTTTTGGCCGCCGCGCGCGGGTACAAAATTGTATTAACCATGCCCGAAAATATGAGCGCGGAACGGATGAAACTGCTAAAAGCGCTGGGCGCGCGCCTGGTGCTGACGCCCAAAGCCAAAGGCATGAAAGGCGCCATAGACGAAGCGGAAAAAATACTGCGCCAAACGCCCGGCTCGTTTATGCCCAGCCAATTTGAAAATACCCACAACGCCCAAGCCCACGAGCAAACCACCGGCCCCGAAATTTGGGAAGATTTGGAAGGGAATGTGGACGTATTTGTAGCGGGCGTAGGAACCGGCGGAACGCTGACGGGCACCGGCCGTTTTTTAAAACGCAAAAACCCGCAGCTTCGGCTGGTGGCCGTGGAACCGGCGGACTCACCCCTGTTAAGCCAAGGGCGCTCCGGCCCGCACGGCTTGCAGGGAATCGGGGCCAATTTCGTTCCTCCGGTGCTGGATCGCTCGTTAATAGACGAAATCATCCCCGTCCAAACGCAAGACGCCGTGCAAACCGCCCGGAGCCTGGCCGCCACGCAAGGCATCCTGCCCGGCATTTCCGGCGGGGCCGCGTTATGGGCCGCCCTGCAGGTGGCGGCGCGGACGCAAAGCGCGGGGAAAAACATTGTAGTACTGCTTCCCGACAGCGGAGAGCGGTATTTGAGCACGGAACTGTTTGAATAAATCAAAAAGCTATATTACAATATCCTTATGCAGATAAAATGGCTGGCGGTTTTATGTTTGCTGTTTTCGGGAGCGGGCTGGCTGCAGGCGCAGGCCGAGGCGCCCGAAATTGTGATTGAAATGCACGGGGAGCCTTCCCCGGTGCGGGAGTCCGTTTCCATTTGGGATAAAAACGCCCGCCAGCTGACCAAGCTCTTCCGCGGGAAAAACCGCACCTATGTGCTGTACCACGTGGAAAACGTCTCCTCCAAAGACACCACTCTCTCCGCCCAAGACGGCACGGAATATGCGTTTGTGCAATACGGGAGCAACGATACGGATTACCGCAAATTTCTGTTTAAAGCCGAAGACCCGCAAACGTTCGTCGCCTGTGCGGCCGATATTAAAGACGTACTGGCCGTAAACAAAAAATACAAGGTGAACCTGGGCGTCAGCCTGCGGGATTTCCTGCGCCAATACGAAGAAAAAGCCACCTTAATGAACCTGGCGGATAATGCCGCTGGGAAAGTCTATCAGGTGTACCAACTGAATTACTCCGACATCAACCACAAAACGCCTTCCCCGCATTATTTTGTATTTGAGGAAGACGCTTTACTGCAGACTTACGATTCGGATGACGCCTACTACCAATTTGTAGGGCAGATTTCCAATAACAATAAACAGCTCACCGCCCAACAGCAGGCCCAGCAACAGGCCCGCCAAGAAAAATTACAGCAAGCGCGCCAAGAAGCCCTGCGCCGCCAAAACCAACCGGTGCGCAAGGCCTTGGTATCCGGCGGCACCGCCTACGACCAAGCCTATATGCCGCGCGCCGTCAATGCCACCCCCCTGCCGGCCCTTACCCCCAGCAAACTGCCGGCCGGCACGCCGCTGCCTACCCCGCAGTAAGCCGCCCGCCGCACACGAAACATTTTTCGCACACTAATCTATATTTTTACTTTTCAAAAGACGCATATTTTTTATAATACAAGTATGCACATAGATCCGATATCCGCCTCCTCTTTTGGAATTGCCGGTTTCTTATTTTTGGTGTTGCAAATCCTGGTAACCGGACATATCATCTGCCGCAAAGACGACGTAAAAAGTTCTTTCGGCTGGATTGGCCTGGTGTGGCTGGCGCCGCTGGTGGGCTGCATTGTCTATATCGTGTTCGGCATCAACCGCATCCGCCGCAAAGCGCTTTCGCTTCGCAACAAAGGGCCGGATATTTTTACCGTTACGGGCAAAACGGAAGAAGAAATAGAAAAAGAAATTCCAAAACCCTTTTTGCAGCTGCTGCGCCTGGGCTACAAAGTGCACCCCCAGCGCTTTGCCTTGGGAAACCGCGCCCAAGCCTTTGTAAACGGAGACAGCGCCTACCCCGAAATGTGCCGCCTGATTGCCTCGGCCCAAAAAGAAGTGCTGATGCAAAGCTATATCTTTGACAACGACCGCGCCGGAAAAATGTTTGTGGACGCTTTTAAACAAGCCGTTCAAAACGGGGCCAAAGTAAAAGTGCTGGTGGACGGGGTGGGCCTCAATTATTCCAAACCGACAATCGCCTCCGTCCTGCGCCATATGCGGGGAGTGGAGTTTTCCGTTTTTCTTCCTTCCAAAAGCCCCGTCAATCTGCCGTTTGTCAACCTGCGCAACCACCGCAAAATTTTAATTGTGGACGGCCGGGCCGCCTTCTTTGGCGGAATGAATGTGGCGGAAGGGAACCTAGTCAACACCCACCCCAAAGAACCCATTGTGGATATTACTTTTCGGGTAGAAGGGCCGGTGGTAGACCAAATGTCGCGCGTGTTTGAGGAAGATTGGATTTTTTCCGGCAAGAAACATTTTATCCCGGCTTCTTTCCAAGTGTCGGCACCGCTTCCGGGCACGATGCCCGCCCGCGTGATACCCGACGGGCCAGACGGCGATTACGGAAAAATTGAACTTATGGTGCTGGGGGCGCTGGCCTGCGCGCAAAAAAGCGTCAAGGTGGTTACCCCGTACTTCCTGCCGGAGAGCAACATCTTAACGGCGCTGGAAGTAGTGGCCATGCGCGGGGTGGACGTAGAAATTATTTTACCCTCCAAAAGCAACATCTTCGGGATGGACGGCGCCATGCGTTCCAATTTTGCGCGCCTGCTTAAAAAAGGCGTTAAAATTTTCCGCACGCAGCCGCCTTTTGACCACAGCAAAATTATGCTGGTGGACGATGCGTGGCTGTTTATCGGATCGGCCAATTGGGACGTACGCAGTTTTAAATTAAATTTTGAATGCAATATGGAGTGTATGGACAAGCAACTGGCGCGCGAGGTAAATCAAATTATTGCGCATAAAAAAGCCACTGCCGTCAGCGAAAAATGGGACAAAAATGCCAAGCCTTCGCTCTGGCGCACGCTGGCGGACAATACCCTGCGCCTGCTGACGCCCTACTATTAATATGCTGTATTCCAAACCCCGTTCCTGCGATGTTTTGGTGGAACACGGCCGCGCCACTCAGTCCGCGCTGCCCAGGCGTTTTACCGTGTGCGTATGGAACTGGCAAAAAAGCAAACAAAAAGAATGGGCCTCCGAATTTAGCCGGCTGGCCCAAGCGGCCGATTTGTTTTTGGCCCAAGAGGTGCGCCGGTCTCCAGCGGTCAAAGAAGTTATGGAAAAAACCGCTTACCATTGGAACGGCGCGGTCAGTTTCTTTTCCCTAAAAGGCAAAAATCCCATTGGCGTAGCCACCGGATGCATTGCCAACCCGCTGCAAGTGTCGTTTGCCGCCACATCGCGCGAGCCCGTGTTCCGCATTCCCAAAATGACGCTTGCCACCTTAATTCCCATTCAAAATGCAAAACGCCCCCTCTTGGTGGTCAACTTGCACGCCATCAATTTTACCGGCATCCGGGCGTTTGAAAAAAACCTGCGCGGCGCCGCCGAAATTTTATTGGACTATAACGGCCCTATCCTATTGGGGGGTGATTTTAACTCCTGGAACCACAAACGCCTGCGCCTGCTGCACTGCATTATCCGCTCGGCGGGTCTGCAGGAAGTTCCTTTTGAGCCGGATCTGCGCTCGCGCTGGATGGGAAAACCGCTGGATTATTTGTTTGTGCGGGGATTGAAGGTATTGGCCAGCGGCGTGCGCGTTACCCGCGGCTCCGACCATAACCCCCTGCTGGCCCGGCTGGAAATCCGCTAGTTTTGCCCCTTGGAGCCTTGGCCAAATATGGTAAAATATAGGTAATTATGAATACATCTGACAA
The window above is part of the Elusimicrobium sp. An273 genome. Proteins encoded here:
- a CDS encoding phospholipase D-like domain-containing protein — its product is MHIDPISASSFGIAGFLFLVLQILVTGHIICRKDDVKSSFGWIGLVWLAPLVGCIVYIVFGINRIRRKALSLRNKGPDIFTVTGKTEEEIEKEIPKPFLQLLRLGYKVHPQRFALGNRAQAFVNGDSAYPEMCRLIASAQKEVLMQSYIFDNDRAGKMFVDAFKQAVQNGAKVKVLVDGVGLNYSKPTIASVLRHMRGVEFSVFLPSKSPVNLPFVNLRNHRKILIVDGRAAFFGGMNVAEGNLVNTHPKEPIVDITFRVEGPVVDQMSRVFEEDWIFSGKKHFIPASFQVSAPLPGTMPARVIPDGPDGDYGKIELMVLGALACAQKSVKVVTPYFLPESNILTALEVVAMRGVDVEIILPSKSNIFGMDGAMRSNFARLLKKGVKIFRTQPPFDHSKIMLVDDAWLFIGSANWDVRSFKLNFECNMECMDKQLAREVNQIIAHKKATAVSEKWDKNAKPSLWRTLADNTLRLLTPYY
- a CDS encoding efflux RND transporter periplasmic adaptor subunit, whose product is MNKKLFTPAVLAAVFVSVAFFCGCKKAENTASMPAPVVNAITVVQKDLPWDIEYPAQVAGSLEIQIRAQVGGILQARLYNEGEYVTAGTQLFQIDDKEYKVALEKAQGTLAQAKAEERRTQRTYARMKRLRADNAVSQQDYDNALSAYETAQANVKVAQAGVGEAEINLGYTKVTAPISGIAGKEAQSVGSLISPTGESGLLTNMVQINPLYVNFSMPSRQFEKLSAGFISGQIAIGTEDQQDKLNAAQYRKTAAADAPIYVEVLLNNGKVYPEKGKIVFFDSTENTQTSSLAMKAEVANPNNSRALMPGQFVRVKLVGATYKNAILIPSSAVLNTAQGMMTYVIDANNTVVARPIQAQLQEDMYIVTDGLKAGERIMNGGLVKVRPGQQVQVQMQNFDTQAPAEQEAALAQDGRSTAVLEEEIEASEASDTQALPQEQPAPAAENAAQPKVAQPAAQTAEQPAPAAAETAQPAANDTVPQPAASSEAASQTAPQPAESSDGK
- the cysK gene encoding cysteine synthase A — protein: MKINSLEQAIGRTPLAAVTRLNPGPGHVWAKLEMFNPFSVKDRAALFMLNAAEQEGRLLPGAMIVEPTSGNTGIALAFLAAARGYKIVLTMPENMSAERMKLLKALGARLVLTPKAKGMKGAIDEAEKILRQTPGSFMPSQFENTHNAQAHEQTTGPEIWEDLEGNVDVFVAGVGTGGTLTGTGRFLKRKNPQLRLVAVEPADSPLLSQGRSGPHGLQGIGANFVPPVLDRSLIDEIIPVQTQDAVQTARSLAATQGILPGISGGAALWAALQVAARTQSAGKNIVVLLPDSGERYLSTELFE
- a CDS encoding endonuclease/exonuclease/phosphatase family protein; the encoded protein is MLYSKPRSCDVLVEHGRATQSALPRRFTVCVWNWQKSKQKEWASEFSRLAQAADLFLAQEVRRSPAVKEVMEKTAYHWNGAVSFFSLKGKNPIGVATGCIANPLQVSFAATSREPVFRIPKMTLATLIPIQNAKRPLLVVNLHAINFTGIRAFEKNLRGAAEILLDYNGPILLGGDFNSWNHKRLRLLHCIIRSAGLQEVPFEPDLRSRWMGKPLDYLFVRGLKVLASGVRVTRGSDHNPLLARLEIR